In the Harmonia axyridis chromosome 3, icHarAxyr1.1, whole genome shotgun sequence genome, one interval contains:
- the LOC123675258 gene encoding uncharacterized protein LOC123675258 — MVAMVRPIMTYAVETRAETERTKQQLRTMKMRILRRISGVTLRDRQTNKSIRQRTGVQDVVKWSRQRRRDWRDHVDRMESDRIAYICKNEQPRGRRKPGRPPKRWAQSWFSSSAE, encoded by the coding sequence ATGGTGGCAATGGTGCGCCCAATTATGACCTACGCCGTAGAAACCCGTGCGGAAACAGAGAGAACCAAACAACAGCTCAGAACGATGAAAATGAGGATCCTGAGAAGAATTTCAGGGGTGACATTGAGGGATAGACAGACCAACAAGTCAATAAGACAGAGAACTGGTGTACAGGATGTTGTCAAGTGGAGTAGACAGAGAAGAAGGGATTGGAGAGACCACGTTGATAGGATGGAGTCAGATAGAATAGCATACATCTGCAAGAATGAACAACCCAGAGGAAGGAGAAAGCCGGGTAGACCACCGAAAAGATGGGCTCAAAGCTGGTTTTCCTCATCTGCAGAATAG